Proteins from a single region of Pseudorasbora parva isolate DD20220531a chromosome 22, ASM2467924v1, whole genome shotgun sequence:
- the dnase2b gene encoding deoxyribonuclease-2-beta isoform X2 — protein MSMLFQLSVCILLFLISFSEAVISCLNEDGQPVDWFIIYKLPIFKMEVKGSGVDYMYLDPSVMDFQMSKHTINSSKGALGRTLTQLYSGYTSNSSSYMLYNDAPPELKYPSKYGHTKGVLMFDQSQGFWLTHSVPHFPPFPERNYSYPFTGKYYGQTLLCISYNYTQFPQIYMADMANICDGKTPALKNRRSLQKLISVRGQTFFSFAKSNNYVDDIYTGWVAQALGTDLLVESWLHQAHQLPSNCSLPRHVMNIFRICLPGSQMFRSYEDHSKWCVSYAFKDQWTCLGDLNRDSGQAARGGGLICSQNSMIYKAFRQAMAGYKHC, from the exons ATGTCCATGTTGTTTCAACTCAGTGTGTGTATCTTGTTGTTTTTGATCAGTTTCTCAGAGGCAGTTATTTCCTGCTTAAATGAGGATGGCCAGCCGGTTGACTG gttCATTATTTACAAACTTCCCATTTTCAAGATGGAGGTTAAGGGAAGTGGAGTAGATTACATGTATCTGGATCCGTCCGTCATGGATTTTCAGATGAGTAAACATACAATCAACAGCAGTAAAGGAGCTTTAGGCAGAACACTGACACAGCTTTACTCTGGATATACA TCCAACAGCTCATCTTATATGCTTTACAATGACGCGCCACCAGAGCTGAAGTACCCAAGCAAGTATGGACACACAAAAG GAGTGCTGATGTTTGATCAATCTCAGGGATTTTGGCTTACACACAGTGTTCCTCATTTTCCTCCATTTCCAGAGAGAAATTACAGTTACCcatttacaggaaaatactaCGGCCAGACTCTGCTCTGTATTTCATACAACTATACACAGTTCCCTCAAATAT ATATGGCAGATATGGCAAACATTTGTGATGGTAAGACACCGGCCTTAAAAAACAGAAGGAGTCTGCAGAAGCTGATATCAGTTCGAGGACAAACTTTTTTCAGTTTTGCCAAATCAAACAACTATGTGGATG ATATTTACACTGGTTGGGTGGCTCAAGCATTGGGGACAGATCTGCTAGTGGAATCATGGCTGCACCAGGCACATCAACTCCCCTCTAACTGCTCACTTCCCCGGCATGTGATGAACATTTTTAGAATTTGTCTCCCAGGATCTCAGATGTTTAGAAGCTACGAGGATCATTCTAAGTGGTGTGTGTCCTATGCTTTCAAAGACCAGTGGACATGTCTGGGTGACTTAAACAGAGACAGTGGCCAGGCTGCCAGAGGTGGTGGGCTAATATGTTCTCAGAACTCAATGATTTATAAAGCTTTCCGTCAGGCCATGGCTGGGTATAAACACTGCTGA
- the dnase2b gene encoding deoxyribonuclease-2-beta isoform X1: protein MSMLFQLSVCILLFLISFSEAVISCLNEDGQPVDWFIIYKLPIFKMEVKGSGVDYMYLDPSVMDFQMSKHTINSSKGALGRTLTQLYSGYTSNSSSYMLYNDAPPELKYPSKYGHTKGVLMFDQSQGFWLTHSVPHFPPFPERNYSYPFTGKYYGQTLLCISYNYTQFPQISWQLAYLNPRMYNCSVPVAFRPDMADMANICDGKTPALKNRRSLQKLISVRGQTFFSFAKSNNYVDDIYTGWVAQALGTDLLVESWLHQAHQLPSNCSLPRHVMNIFRICLPGSQMFRSYEDHSKWCVSYAFKDQWTCLGDLNRDSGQAARGGGLICSQNSMIYKAFRQAMAGYKHC, encoded by the exons ATGTCCATGTTGTTTCAACTCAGTGTGTGTATCTTGTTGTTTTTGATCAGTTTCTCAGAGGCAGTTATTTCCTGCTTAAATGAGGATGGCCAGCCGGTTGACTG gttCATTATTTACAAACTTCCCATTTTCAAGATGGAGGTTAAGGGAAGTGGAGTAGATTACATGTATCTGGATCCGTCCGTCATGGATTTTCAGATGAGTAAACATACAATCAACAGCAGTAAAGGAGCTTTAGGCAGAACACTGACACAGCTTTACTCTGGATATACA TCCAACAGCTCATCTTATATGCTTTACAATGACGCGCCACCAGAGCTGAAGTACCCAAGCAAGTATGGACACACAAAAG GAGTGCTGATGTTTGATCAATCTCAGGGATTTTGGCTTACACACAGTGTTCCTCATTTTCCTCCATTTCCAGAGAGAAATTACAGTTACCcatttacaggaaaatactaCGGCCAGACTCTGCTCTGTATTTCATACAACTATACACAGTTCCCTCAAATAT CATGGCAGTTAGCATATCTTAATCCACGTATGTATAACTGCTCTGTCCCTGTGGCATTTCGCCCAGATATGGCAGATATGGCAAACATTTGTGATGGTAAGACACCGGCCTTAAAAAACAGAAGGAGTCTGCAGAAGCTGATATCAGTTCGAGGACAAACTTTTTTCAGTTTTGCCAAATCAAACAACTATGTGGATG ATATTTACACTGGTTGGGTGGCTCAAGCATTGGGGACAGATCTGCTAGTGGAATCATGGCTGCACCAGGCACATCAACTCCCCTCTAACTGCTCACTTCCCCGGCATGTGATGAACATTTTTAGAATTTGTCTCCCAGGATCTCAGATGTTTAGAAGCTACGAGGATCATTCTAAGTGGTGTGTGTCCTATGCTTTCAAAGACCAGTGGACATGTCTGGGTGACTTAAACAGAGACAGTGGCCAGGCTGCCAGAGGTGGTGGGCTAATATGTTCTCAGAACTCAATGATTTATAAAGCTTTCCGTCAGGCCATGGCTGGGTATAAACACTGCTGA
- the dnase2b gene encoding deoxyribonuclease-2-beta isoform X3, with amino-acid sequence MEVKGSGVDYMYLDPSVMDFQMSKHTINSSKGALGRTLTQLYSGYTSNSSSYMLYNDAPPELKYPSKYGHTKGVLMFDQSQGFWLTHSVPHFPPFPERNYSYPFTGKYYGQTLLCISYNYTQFPQISWQLAYLNPRMYNCSVPVAFRPDMADMANICDGKTPALKNRRSLQKLISVRGQTFFSFAKSNNYVDDIYTGWVAQALGTDLLVESWLHQAHQLPSNCSLPRHVMNIFRICLPGSQMFRSYEDHSKWCVSYAFKDQWTCLGDLNRDSGQAARGGGLICSQNSMIYKAFRQAMAGYKHC; translated from the exons ATGGAGGTTAAGGGAAGTGGAGTAGATTACATGTATCTGGATCCGTCCGTCATGGATTTTCAGATGAGTAAACATACAATCAACAGCAGTAAAGGAGCTTTAGGCAGAACACTGACACAGCTTTACTCTGGATATACA TCCAACAGCTCATCTTATATGCTTTACAATGACGCGCCACCAGAGCTGAAGTACCCAAGCAAGTATGGACACACAAAAG GAGTGCTGATGTTTGATCAATCTCAGGGATTTTGGCTTACACACAGTGTTCCTCATTTTCCTCCATTTCCAGAGAGAAATTACAGTTACCcatttacaggaaaatactaCGGCCAGACTCTGCTCTGTATTTCATACAACTATACACAGTTCCCTCAAATAT CATGGCAGTTAGCATATCTTAATCCACGTATGTATAACTGCTCTGTCCCTGTGGCATTTCGCCCAGATATGGCAGATATGGCAAACATTTGTGATGGTAAGACACCGGCCTTAAAAAACAGAAGGAGTCTGCAGAAGCTGATATCAGTTCGAGGACAAACTTTTTTCAGTTTTGCCAAATCAAACAACTATGTGGATG ATATTTACACTGGTTGGGTGGCTCAAGCATTGGGGACAGATCTGCTAGTGGAATCATGGCTGCACCAGGCACATCAACTCCCCTCTAACTGCTCACTTCCCCGGCATGTGATGAACATTTTTAGAATTTGTCTCCCAGGATCTCAGATGTTTAGAAGCTACGAGGATCATTCTAAGTGGTGTGTGTCCTATGCTTTCAAAGACCAGTGGACATGTCTGGGTGACTTAAACAGAGACAGTGGCCAGGCTGCCAGAGGTGGTGGGCTAATATGTTCTCAGAACTCAATGATTTATAAAGCTTTCCGTCAGGCCATGGCTGGGTATAAACACTGCTGA